The following coding sequences lie in one Euhalothece natronophila Z-M001 genomic window:
- a CDS encoding DUF3285 domain-containing protein → MTNNQEQTTHQEAQPSYIKLAMRNMVRKSGKSLRHFFLSAIALLALFIGLSYLTH, encoded by the coding sequence ATGACAAATAACCAAGAACAAACTACCCACCAAGAAGCCCAGCCCAGTTATATTAAACTTGCTATGCGGAACATGGTTCGTAAGTCTGGGAAATCCTTAAGACACTTTTTCCTAAGCGCGATCGCGCTACTTGCTTTGTTTATTGGCTTATCTTACTTAACCCACTAA
- the ybeY gene encoding rRNA maturation RNase YbeY, with protein sequence MSVPLSVYIQSHIQEATLPKESIWEQWFQKWVDALKAELPPATEYELTLCLANNTKIKTLNAQYRQKDQPTDVLAFATLENSLSEAEKLLFQEEPLYLGDIIISVETAREQAKTYEHSLEQELAWLATHGLLHLLGWDHPDDESLEKMLAHQETLLLLSGHKVMKN encoded by the coding sequence ATGTCTGTTCCTCTCTCCGTTTATATTCAAAGCCATATTCAGGAAGCAACTCTCCCGAAGGAATCTATTTGGGAACAATGGTTTCAAAAATGGGTTGACGCTTTAAAAGCTGAGTTACCACCAGCAACAGAATATGAATTGACACTATGTTTGGCTAATAACACTAAAATTAAAACTCTCAATGCCCAGTATCGGCAAAAAGACCAACCAACAGATGTTCTTGCTTTTGCCACCCTAGAAAATTCTTTATCAGAAGCAGAAAAGTTGCTTTTTCAGGAAGAACCGTTGTATCTTGGAGATATTATTATTTCCGTAGAAACTGCTAGAGAACAAGCCAAAACCTATGAGCATTCTTTGGAACAGGAACTAGCTTGGCTAGCAACCCATGGGTTACTTCATCTTCTTGGATGGGATCATCCTGATGATGAGAGCTTAGAAAAAATGCTTGCTCATCAAGAAACTTTATTGCTATTGTCAGGTCATAAAGTGATGAAAAATTAA
- a CDS encoding diacylglycerol kinase family protein, with the protein MNHQQLIIPSNQATKKQGGNHLTVVPNSSQTQQISSSPTEASSVKRRFAFKVAPDLISSFRYAFKGVHYAFTTQRNFRIHTLIGTIALTLGIFLQVSAVKMAVIGVTVAFVLVLELINTALESVVDLTVKQTYHDLAKIAKDCAAGAVLIGALAALFVAGVILLPPLLTLIFNS; encoded by the coding sequence ATGAACCATCAACAATTAATCATCCCTAGCAATCAAGCTACTAAGAAACAAGGGGGAAATCATTTGACTGTTGTTCCCAACTCTTCTCAAACTCAACAAATTTCTTCCTCTCCTACTGAAGCCTCCTCTGTGAAACGTCGTTTTGCCTTTAAAGTTGCTCCTGATCTCATTAGCAGTTTTCGCTATGCCTTTAAAGGTGTGCATTATGCTTTCACCACCCAGAGAAATTTTCGCATTCATACCCTAATTGGTACAATCGCCCTAACTCTAGGGATTTTTTTACAGGTAAGTGCCGTAAAAATGGCAGTTATTGGCGTAACTGTTGCCTTTGTTCTAGTCTTAGAACTCATTAATACTGCTTTAGAATCAGTAGTTGACCTAACAGTTAAGCAAACTTATCATGATCTGGCTAAAATTGCTAAAGATTGCGCGGCTGGGGCAGTGCTAATTGGGGCTTTAGCTGCTTTATTTGTGGCTGGGGTGATTTTATTACCGCCACTGTTAACCCTTATTTTTAATTCCTAG
- a CDS encoding anthranilate synthase component II, translating to MILVIDNYDSFTYNLVQYLGELGHSIAVAEEIQVYRNDEIDLSAIAHLSPSGIVISPGPGRPDDAGISLDLIREFAPTIPILGVCLGHQCIGQVYGGTITNAGVLMHGKTSAVQHTNEGVFQGLENPFTATRYHSLVIARDSIPNVLDITAWVEDGTIMGVRHREYPHLQGVQFHPESILTKAGKQLLQNFLVSLTEPIKVA from the coding sequence ATGATTCTCGTTATCGACAATTACGATAGTTTTACTTACAATTTAGTCCAATATTTAGGAGAACTAGGGCACAGTATTGCTGTTGCCGAGGAAATTCAGGTTTATCGCAATGATGAAATCGATTTAAGCGCGATCGCGCATTTAAGCCCCAGTGGCATCGTTATTTCCCCTGGCCCAGGACGACCCGATGATGCTGGCATTTCCCTTGATTTAATCCGTGAGTTTGCCCCAACAATTCCCATCTTAGGCGTTTGTTTAGGACATCAATGTATTGGACAAGTCTATGGCGGCACCATTACCAATGCTGGCGTGTTAATGCACGGGAAAACTTCGGCAGTGCAACATACTAATGAGGGGGTTTTTCAAGGCTTAGAGAATCCTTTTACTGCCACTCGCTATCATAGTTTAGTGATCGCCCGAGATTCTATTCCTAATGTCTTAGACATTACCGCTTGGGTCGAAGATGGCACCATTATGGGTGTGCGTCACCGCGAGTATCCTCATTTACAAGGGGTGCAATTTCATCCTGAAAGTATTTTGACCAAAGCAGGAAAGCAATTATTGCAAAATTTCTTGGTATCCTTAACAGAGCCAATTAAAGTAGCATAA
- a CDS encoding MBL fold metallo-hydrolase: protein MKRRQLLRYVGIGTLAAVGGTLLSPQSYQAQNSPQLEIEWLGHTAFLFKSDEHRVLVNPFRPMGCTAGYPAPEVNADLVMISSQLFDEGGGVANLPNDPRVLFESGSYQFQGMSIEGISMPHDREGGRRFGTNVAWKWEQAGLNILHLGGAAAPFETEERILMGRPDILILPVGGSPKAFTPELAKRAMERLRPRLVIPSHYLTEAADEDNCDLVGVEEFTDLLDGTPYQQVNGNQISLTANDLPEQTEIRVMNSEELLVSNN from the coding sequence ATGAAGCGACGACAGTTATTACGTTATGTGGGTATAGGAACATTAGCGGCGGTAGGAGGAACACTCCTTTCTCCCCAAAGCTATCAAGCCCAAAATTCTCCTCAATTAGAAATTGAATGGCTTGGACACACTGCTTTTTTATTTAAAAGTGACGAGCATCGCGTTTTAGTGAATCCCTTTCGACCAATGGGTTGCACTGCTGGTTATCCCGCCCCAGAAGTGAATGCTGATTTAGTGATGATTAGTAGTCAACTTTTTGATGAAGGAGGAGGTGTTGCCAATTTACCCAATGATCCGCGAGTATTATTTGAATCGGGGTCTTATCAATTTCAAGGGATGAGTATTGAAGGAATTAGTATGCCCCATGATCGCGAAGGGGGACGACGGTTTGGCACTAATGTAGCCTGGAAGTGGGAACAAGCAGGCTTAAACATTCTCCATCTTGGCGGGGCAGCTGCGCCTTTTGAGACAGAGGAGCGCATTTTAATGGGACGACCTGATATATTAATTTTACCTGTGGGAGGAAGCCCCAAAGCCTTTACACCTGAGTTAGCTAAACGAGCTATGGAACGATTGCGCCCTCGTTTAGTCATTCCAAGCCATTATCTTACTGAAGCTGCTGATGAAGATAATTGCGATTTAGTCGGGGTAGAGGAGTTTACTGATCTTTTAGACGGGACTCCCTATCAACAAGTCAATGGCAATCAAATTAGCTTAACGGCAAATGATTTACCTGAACAAACAGAGATTAGGGTGATGAATAGCGAAGAATTATTAGTCAGCAATAATTAA
- the pepP gene encoding Xaa-Pro aminopeptidase has protein sequence MTNNEYQQRRQALMDKIGQGTAIFRSAPTAVMHNDVEYPYRQDSDFYYLTGFDEEEAVLVLVPHHEEHQFVLFVQPKDVKKETWTGYRVGVEAAKEKFGADEAYPIEELGKQLPQYLQKADCLYYHFGRDEDFNHRILKWWQRLIAQYPKKGVAPRAIADTNFILHPLRQVKSSQELALIRKAVDIATEAHNYAQKFAQPGRYEYEVQAEIEYIFTKNGAMSPAYPSIVASGENACILHYIENKRQLQENDLLLIDAGCCYEYYNSDITRTFPVSGKFTPEQKIIYELVLEAQIKAIEQVKAGNTYNQFHDTAVRVLVEGLMDLGILQGDIEEIIKEEKYKPYYMHKTGHWLGLDVHDVGGYKMGEDHWQTLQPGNVLTVEPGLYLSPHAKPVEGQPELPERWHGIGVRIEDDVLVTADGNEVLSAAVPKSVEVMESLKE, from the coding sequence ATGACAAATAACGAATATCAACAACGGCGACAAGCCTTAATGGACAAAATCGGTCAAGGGACAGCGATTTTTCGCAGTGCGCCTACAGCGGTAATGCACAATGATGTGGAATACCCCTATCGTCAAGATAGTGATTTTTATTATCTGACGGGATTTGATGAAGAAGAGGCCGTTTTAGTGCTTGTGCCTCACCATGAAGAACATCAGTTTGTGTTATTTGTCCAACCCAAGGATGTCAAAAAGGAAACTTGGACAGGCTATCGGGTTGGGGTAGAAGCGGCGAAAGAAAAATTTGGGGCGGATGAGGCTTACCCCATCGAAGAGTTAGGAAAACAATTACCGCAATATTTACAAAAAGCGGATTGTCTTTACTATCATTTTGGACGGGACGAAGACTTTAATCATCGGATTCTAAAATGGTGGCAAAGGCTAATTGCCCAATATCCGAAAAAGGGAGTTGCTCCTCGCGCGATCGCGGATACTAATTTTATTTTACATCCGTTGCGCCAAGTAAAAAGTTCTCAAGAATTGGCACTCATTCGCAAGGCAGTTGATATTGCCACAGAAGCCCATAATTATGCCCAAAAGTTCGCGCAGCCGGGTCGATATGAATACGAAGTGCAAGCGGAAATTGAATATATTTTCACCAAAAATGGGGCCATGTCTCCTGCTTATCCCAGTATTGTTGCTTCAGGAGAAAATGCTTGCATTCTTCACTATATTGAGAATAAACGACAACTGCAAGAAAATGATTTACTCTTAATTGATGCAGGTTGTTGTTATGAATATTACAATTCTGATATTACTCGCACATTTCCTGTTAGTGGTAAATTTACCCCTGAACAAAAAATCATCTATGAACTGGTTTTAGAAGCCCAAATTAAAGCCATTGAACAAGTCAAAGCTGGGAATACTTATAATCAATTCCATGACACAGCAGTGCGAGTTTTAGTGGAAGGATTAATGGATTTAGGGATTTTACAGGGAGATATCGAAGAAATTATCAAAGAAGAAAAATATAAGCCTTATTATATGCACAAAACTGGGCATTGGTTAGGGTTAGATGTCCATGATGTGGGGGGTTATAAAATGGGGGAAGACCATTGGCAAACTCTACAACCTGGCAATGTCTTAACCGTAGAACCGGGGCTTTATCTGTCGCCTCATGCTAAACCTGTGGAAGGACAACCAGAACTGCCAGAACGTTGGCATGGCATTGGTGTGAGAATTGAAGATGATGTGTTGGTGACTGCGGATGGGAATGAAGTTCTCAGTGCGGCGGTTCCGAAATCAGTAGAAGTGATGGAAAGCCTTAAAGAATGA
- a CDS encoding Cof-type HAD-IIB family hydrolase gives MTKSLSCQNFEDIRLIILDIDGTIAGESNEVNSAVIQALKALQKQGIQVILATGRMYCSALYFAQAIGTDLPVICYNGAWIKNPKTQESLWHLPVPIPLAEELLDFCEQPALRSSLDVHFYLDDQLYVREVTKETELYIERSRIKANPVGDLRFLLDQSPTKILAMSSQPEVTKALLAKLKQLYSEEQLYLTQSNPYFVEACNPGASKGKAVRYLVEEVLGLQAQNAIAMGDNFNDLEMLNYAHWGIAMGDAPPEVKAQADWVAPSVEEDGVVAALEKFIL, from the coding sequence ATGACTAAGTCTCTTAGCTGTCAAAATTTTGAGGATATCCGTTTAATCATTCTTGATATTGATGGAACAATTGCTGGCGAATCTAATGAAGTTAACTCAGCTGTAATTCAAGCCTTAAAAGCACTACAAAAGCAAGGAATCCAAGTGATACTTGCCACTGGAAGAATGTATTGCTCGGCATTATACTTTGCTCAAGCGATTGGGACTGATTTGCCCGTGATTTGCTATAACGGTGCTTGGATTAAAAATCCCAAAACTCAAGAATCTCTTTGGCATTTACCTGTTCCCATTCCTTTAGCTGAAGAATTATTGGATTTTTGCGAACAACCTGCGTTGCGATCTTCGTTAGATGTCCATTTTTATCTGGATGATCAATTATATGTGCGAGAAGTAACAAAAGAGACTGAACTATATATTGAACGCAGTCGCATTAAAGCAAATCCTGTTGGTGATTTACGTTTCCTTTTAGACCAAAGCCCCACCAAAATTCTTGCTATGAGTTCTCAGCCAGAGGTAACTAAAGCCTTATTAGCGAAACTCAAACAGCTTTATTCTGAGGAACAACTGTATTTAACCCAATCTAACCCCTATTTTGTAGAAGCCTGTAACCCCGGTGCTAGTAAAGGGAAAGCAGTGCGCTATCTAGTGGAGGAAGTTTTAGGCTTACAAGCCCAAAACGCGATCGCGATGGGGGATAATTTTAATGATCTCGAAATGCTAAACTATGCCCATTGGGGAATCGCCATGGGAGACGCACCACCAGAAGTTAAAGCTCAAGCAGACTGGGTTGCGCCTAGTGTAGAGGAAGATGGAGTGGTAGCAGCGTTAGAAAAGTTCATTCTTTAA
- a CDS encoding alpha/beta fold hydrolase has product MLAQEESQTQFYTWNGYQCAYEVREPNLTSQESPVALLLIHPIGVGLSRLFWDRFSQQWQGGNGAETIYNPDLLGCGETASPRVAYYPEDFAAPLKHLIENIIKKPVVIISQGASFPITLELLGMTASENIAGLILAGPPAWSIITQPKPERQQRWLWNLFNSPLGGLFYRYARRRQFLESFSVRQLFGKAEDVDQPWLDMLKAGSADMASRHAVFSFLAGFWRKNYESAIAQIKQPTLVLMGETASSISKDSQPEAPQKRIDQYCQTLPNGQGKILPGRNVLPYESTTAFTEACKEFLQQLRNF; this is encoded by the coding sequence ATGCTTGCTCAGGAAGAAAGCCAAACCCAATTTTATACTTGGAATGGTTATCAATGTGCTTATGAAGTACGAGAGCCTAATTTAACCAGCCAAGAATCTCCTGTCGCGTTACTCTTAATTCATCCCATTGGGGTGGGGTTGTCGCGACTATTTTGGGATCGCTTTTCTCAGCAGTGGCAAGGGGGGAACGGTGCAGAGACGATTTATAACCCAGACTTATTAGGCTGTGGCGAAACCGCTTCCCCGAGAGTGGCTTATTATCCAGAAGATTTTGCCGCTCCCTTAAAACATTTAATTGAGAATATCATTAAAAAGCCAGTGGTGATTATTTCTCAGGGGGCTTCTTTTCCCATTACCTTGGAGTTACTGGGGATGACGGCTTCGGAAAATATTGCAGGATTGATTTTAGCTGGGCCCCCTGCTTGGTCGATTATTACGCAGCCGAAACCAGAGCGCCAACAACGTTGGCTGTGGAACTTGTTTAACTCTCCTTTGGGAGGATTATTTTATCGGTATGCCCGTCGTCGTCAGTTTTTAGAGTCTTTTTCTGTGCGCCAGTTATTTGGGAAAGCAGAGGATGTGGATCAGCCGTGGTTAGATATGCTGAAAGCTGGGTCCGCTGATATGGCAAGTCGTCATGCTGTATTTTCTTTTTTAGCAGGATTTTGGCGGAAAAATTACGAAAGCGCGATCGCGCAAATCAAGCAACCAACGCTAGTTTTAATGGGAGAAACGGCTTCTAGCATCAGTAAAGATAGTCAACCAGAAGCACCTCAAAAACGGATTGATCAGTATTGTCAAACCCTTCCTAATGGACAGGGAAAAATTCTTCCAGGACGCAATGTTCTCCCTTATGAATCAACTACAGCTTTCACCGAAGCCTGTAAAGAGTTTTTGCAACAATTACGAAATTTTTAA
- the bioF gene encoding 8-amino-7-oxononanoate synthase codes for MAENRAYDWIDKSLATIEKAGWHRQVKQINDRPGAVIELEGQSLINFASNDYLGLAGDERLIRAATEAIQQYGTGTTGSRLLSGHRQLHQNLESAIAQLKQTEDALVFSSGYLANIGTITALVGTRDLILADQYNHSSLKNGATIAGATIINYNHCDLEHLEENLQAYRSSYRRCLIVTDTVFSMDGDICPLPKILDLAESYEAMVLVDEAHGTGVMGKRGAGCVEYYGCSDRALIQMGTLSKALGSLGGYIAGSAKLIDFLRNRAPSWIYTTGLSPADTAAALEAIHIIHKEPERRQQLWESIINLKQNLAHLPLLPSESPILCLKLNNPQQAVQLSADLQNNGIYVPAIRPPTVPFSRLRISLMATHQPQHLQKLLEVINSEFFS; via the coding sequence ATGGCAGAAAATCGAGCTTATGATTGGATAGATAAGTCTCTAGCTACTATTGAAAAAGCAGGTTGGCATCGTCAAGTTAAACAGATTAATGATCGTCCAGGGGCAGTTATTGAACTAGAAGGTCAATCGCTTATTAATTTTGCCAGTAATGACTATTTAGGATTAGCAGGTGATGAACGATTAATTAGAGCTGCCACCGAAGCCATTCAACAGTATGGAACAGGAACTACTGGTTCTCGCCTACTTAGTGGTCATCGCCAACTACACCAAAATTTAGAAAGCGCGATCGCGCAATTAAAACAAACCGAAGATGCCCTTGTTTTTAGTTCAGGTTATTTAGCCAACATCGGAACCATTACTGCTTTAGTGGGAACAAGAGACTTAATTTTAGCCGATCAATATAATCATTCTAGCCTGAAAAATGGAGCAACCATTGCCGGGGCAACAATTATTAACTATAACCATTGTGACTTAGAGCATTTAGAAGAAAACCTACAAGCCTATCGTTCCTCCTACCGCCGTTGTTTAATTGTCACTGACACAGTATTTAGTATGGATGGCGATATTTGTCCGCTTCCCAAAATTTTAGACCTAGCTGAGAGTTACGAAGCCATGGTGTTAGTAGATGAAGCCCATGGCACAGGCGTAATGGGAAAACGGGGAGCAGGTTGTGTTGAGTATTATGGATGCAGCGATCGCGCTCTGATTCAAATGGGAACCCTAAGCAAAGCCTTAGGCAGTTTAGGGGGATATATTGCTGGATCAGCAAAACTCATTGATTTTCTCCGCAACCGCGCCCCCAGTTGGATTTATACCACCGGACTTTCTCCAGCTGACACTGCTGCTGCCTTAGAAGCCATTCACATTATCCATAAGGAACCTGAACGCCGTCAGCAACTTTGGGAATCGATTATCAACCTAAAGCAAAACCTTGCCCACTTGCCCTTACTTCCCTCCGAATCTCCCATTCTCTGCCTTAAATTAAACAATCCCCAGCAAGCAGTTCAACTTTCAGCAGATCTACAAAACAATGGGATATATGTTCCCGCCATTCGCCCACCGACAGTCCCCTTTAGTCGTCTTCGCATTTCCCTAATGGCAACCCATCAACCTCAACATCTACAAAAATTGTTGGAGGTGATCAATAGTGAGTTTTTCTCTTAG